A region from the Corylus avellana chromosome ca7, CavTom2PMs-1.0 genome encodes:
- the LOC132186625 gene encoding putative pentatricopeptide repeat-containing protein At3g47840, producing MVLSIKPPFRRLFSAATVAYTEYGDLLVSETRPKHLTQKPHFVNHVNMLEVNAQLKQLVKTGRLTDARKMFDELPYRDEITWTNMISGYVNALDSSEALALFSNMWVQPGRSMDQFTLSLALKACALNMNLDYGTLLHGYSVKSGLVNSVFVGSALLDMYTKIGKIEQGCRVFHEMPIRNVVSWTAIITGLVRAGYNKEGLVYFSEMQRSKVEYDAYSFAIALKACADSGALNYGRVIHAKTMKSGFNESSFVANTLANMYNKCGKLDYGMRLFEKMRTHDVVSWTTIITTYVQMGQEEHTIEAFMKMKESDVSPNEYTFAAVISGAAKLARIEWGEQLHAHVLRIGLVDFFSVANSIMTMYSKCGKLASASFVFHGMNRRDIISWSTIIAAYSQAGYGEEAFEYLSWMRREGPKPNEFAFASVLSVCGSMAILEQGRQLHARVLSVGLERTAMIQSALINLYSKCGSIKEASKIFDVTENDDIVSWTAMINGYAEHGYSQEAIDLFEKIPTLGLKPDSVAFIGVLTACSHAGLVDLGFHYFNLMSNEYQINPSKEHYGCMIDLLCRAGRLSDAASMIKSMPFQRDDVVWSTLLRACRVHGDVDCGRHAAEEILKLDPNCAGTHITLANIYASKGRWGEAANVRKMMKSKGVIKEPGWSWIEVNDQVSAFFAGDRSHPQGEDIFCMLDLLTSRTETAIQEVGSLLNDVED from the coding sequence ATGGTTTTATCAATTAAGCCTCCTTTTAGGAGATTATTTTCAGCAGCAACCGTTGCTTACACTGAATACGGAGACCTCCTGGTTTCAGAGACAAGACCTAAACACCTAACCCAGAAACCCCATTTTGTTAATCATGTAAATATGCTTGAAGTCAATGCCCAATTGAAGCAGCTGGTTAAAACCGGTCGTCTGACTGATGCTCGCAAAATGTTCGATGAATTGCCTTACAGGGATGAGATTACATGGACCAATATGATTTCTGGCTATGTCAACGCCTTGGATTCCTCTGAAGCGTTGGCTTTGTTCTCAAATATGTGGGTTCAGCCTGGGCGTAGTATGGACCAGTTCACACTCAGTCTTGCACTCAAGGCTTGCGCACTAAATATGAACTTGGACTATGGAACATTATTGCATGGGTATTCGGTAAAGTCTGGTCTTGTGAATTCAGTTTTTGTGGGTAGTGCACTTCTTGACATGTACACCAAGATTGGTAAAATCGAGCAAGGTTGTAGAGTCTTCCATGAGATGCCGATAAGGAATGTGGTATCATGGACTGCCATAATAACCGGGCTTGTTCGAGCTGGTTATAATAAGGAGGGATTGGTTTACTTTTCTGAAATGCAGAGGTCAAAGGTGGAGTATGATGCGTATTCATTTGCTATTGCATTGAAGGCATGTGCGGATTCTGGTGCTCTGAATTATGGGAGGGTGATCCACGCAAAAACAATGAAAAGTGGGTTCAATGAGAGCTCATTTGTGGCTAATACTCTTGCTAACATGTACAACAAATGTGGAAAGTTAGACTATGGTATGCGCTTGTTTGAGAAGATGAGGACACATGACGTGGTTTCATGGACAacaatcataacaacatatgtCCAGATGGGCCAGGAGGAGCACACAATTGAAGCATTTATGAAAATGAAGGAATCAGATGTGAGCCCCAATGAGTACACTTTTGCAGCTGTTATCTCCGGTGCTGCCAAGCTTGCAAGAATTGAATGGGGTGAACAATTACATGCCCATGTTTTACGTATAGGTCTTGTTGATTTTTTCTCAGTGGCAAATTCCATCATGACCATGTATTCAAAATGCGGGAAGTTGGCATCAGCTTCATTTGTATTTCATGGTATGAACAGAAGAGATATTATTTCATGGAGTACCATAATTGCAGCGTATTCTCAAGCAGGTTATGGGGAAGAAGCCTTTGAATATCTTTCATGGATGAGAAGGGAAGGTCCAAAACCAAATGAGTTTGCTTTTGCCAGTGTCCTGAGTGTATGTGGAAGTATGGCAATTCTTGAGCAAGGGAGGCAACTGCATGCTCGTGTCTTGTCCGTCGGGTTAGAGCGTACAGCTATGATACAAAGTGCTctaattaatttgtattctAAATGTGGGAGTATAAAAGAAGCTTCAAAAATCTTTGATGTGACAGAAAATGACGATATTGTGTCATGGACTGCCATGATTAATGGTTATGCTGAACATGGGTACAGCCAAGAAGCCATTGATTTGTTTGAGAAGATTCCCACATTAGGTTTAAAACCGGACTCTGTGGCCTTCATCGGTGTTCTTACTGCTTGTAGCCACGCTGGACTTGTTGATCTTGGCTTCCACTACTTCAATTTGATGAGTAACGAGTACCAGATAAATCCTTCAAAAGAACACTATGGCTGCATGATTGATCTCCTCTGCCGAGCTGGACGATTAAGTGATGCAGCAAGCATGATCAAAAGCATGCCATTTCAACGGGATGATGTTGTTTGGTCTACTCTGCTTAGAGCATGTAGGGTACATGGAGATGTTGACTGCGGAAGACATGCTGCAGAGGAGATTCTTAAATTAGATCCTAATTGTGCAGGGACTCATATTACTCTGGCTAACATTTATGCCTCCAAAGGGAGATGGGGGGAAGCAGCAAATGTAAGGAAGATGATGAAATCAAAAGGGGTGATTAAGGAGCCAGGATGGTCTTGGATCGAGGTCAATGATCAGGTTTCTGCATTTTTTGCTGGGGATCGATCACATCCACAAGGTGAAGATATATTCTGCATGTTGGACTTACTAACTTCAAGGACAGAAACTGCAATTCAGGAAGTGGGTTCTCTTTTAAATGATGTGGAAGATTAG
- the LOC132186626 gene encoding mannan endo-1,4-beta-mannosidase 7 → MKHLGFCLILAILIHQNCFHIHVEAGDGFIRAKGAHFLLNGNLYFANGFNAYWLMYVASDPSQRSKVSAAFHEASTHGLTVARTWAFSDGGYRPLQYSPGSYNEQTFKGLDFVIAEARRYRIKLILSLANNYDSFGGKKQYVNWARSQGQYLTSDDDFFRNPVVKGYYKNHIRTVLNRYNSLTGIRYKDDPTIMAWELMNEPRCTSDPSGRTIQAWIREMASHVKSIDRNHLLEAGLEGFYGQSTPQRKGLNPGIEIGTDFIANNRIPGIDFATAHSYPDQWLSSSNEQYQISFLNNWLNSHIQDAQYILRKPILLTEFGKSWKDPGFSTYQRDLLFKTVYYKIYSSAKRGGAAGGGLFWQLLTEGMDSFRDGYEIVLSQSSSTANIIAQQAHKLDQIRKIFVRMRNIERWKRARAIRGRHIGN, encoded by the exons ATGAAGCATCTGGGTTTTTGCCTCATTTTGGCAATTTTGATCCACCAAAACTGCTTTCACATTCATGTTGAAGCAGGAGATGGTTTCATCAGAGCCAAAGGAGCTCATTTTCTGTTGAATGGAAACCTTTACTTTGCAAATGGGTTCAATGCCTACTGGTTGATGTATGTGGCTTCTGACCCATCTCAGAGATCTAAAGTTTCAGCTGCCTTTCATGAAGCCTCAACCCATGGCCTCACTGTGGCTAGAACTTGGGCTTTCAGTGATGGTGGTTACAGACCCCTGCAGTACTCTCCTGGCTCCTACAATGAGCAAACGTTTAAG GGCTTGGATTTTGTTATAGCCGAGGCCAGGAGGTATCGGATCAAGCTGATACTGAGCTTGGCAAACAATTACGACAGCTTTGGCGGGAAAAAGCAGTATGTGAACTGGGCTAGAAGCCAGGGGCAGTACCTGACATCTGATGATGATTTCTTCAGGAATCCTGTTGTTAAGGGTTACTACAAGAATCATATAAGG ACTGTTCTCAACAGGTATAACAGCTTAACTGGAATTCGTTACAAAGATGACCCAACAATCATGGCCTGGGAGCTTATGAATGAGCCCAGATGCACATCAGATCCTTCAGGGAGGACCATTCAG GCTTGGATAAGGGAAATGGCTTCCCATGTCAAATCCATAGATAGAAATCACTTGCTGGAAGCTGGTTTAGAAGGATTTTATGGGCAATCGACGCCTCAGAGGAAGGGACTCAATCCTGGTATCGAAATAGGAACAGATTTCATTGCAAATAACCGGATCCCTGGCATCGATTTTGCGACAGCTCACTCATATCCTGATCAATG GTTATCGAGCTCAAATGAACAATACCAGATTTCTTTCTTGAACAATTGGCTCAACTCCCACATCCAAGATGCACAGTACATTCTTCGGAAACCAATACTTCTGACAGAATTTGGGAAATCGTGGAAAGATCCAGGCTTCAGCACCTACCAAAGAGACCTGCTGTTTAAGACTGTGTACTACAAGATATATTCATCAGCTAAAAGAGGAGGTGCAGCTGGTGGAGGCTTGTTCTGGCAACTTCTAACTGAAGGCATGGACTCCTTCCGTGATGGGTATGAGATAGTTCTGAGCCAAAGCTCCTCTACTGCAAATATTATCGCCCAGCAGGCTCACAAGCTTGATCAGATTCGCAAAATTTTTGTAAGAATGAGAAATATCGAGAGGTGGAAGAGGGCAAGGGCCATCAGAGGCAGGCATATCGGAAACtag
- the LOC132187004 gene encoding GTPase ERA-like, chloroplastic, with translation MLSANSNCRAPKMELALHTYPILPGDKLVLTHSSYIDKFITASFSTKIPFPHFTRNQFRQTRFHFQTRSTSRNRNGTRSLILSEEQYDSEEDAETTSYSEDESSFLSLSVKPDRNMALLDDYEMEELDYPADPNHRSGYVAVLGKPNVGKSTLSNQMIGQKLSIVTDKPQTTRHRILGICSGPAYQMVLYDTPGVIEKKMHKLDSMMMRNVRSAAVNADCVLVLVDACKVPQKIDEVLEEGVGILKDKPPTLLVLNKKDMIKPGEIAKKLEWYEKFTDVDEVIPVSAKYGHGVEDIKDWILSKLPVGPPYYPKDIVSEHPERFFISEIVREKIFMQYRKEVPYACQVNVVSYKARPAAKDFIQVEIVVEQNSQKIILIGKEGKALKLLATAARLDIEDFLQKKVYLEVEVKVKENWRQDEGLLKNYGYGGQIRAL, from the exons ATGCTAAGTGCCAACAGTAACTGCAGAGCTCCAAAAATGGAGCTAGCTCTACACACATATCCAATTCTTCCCGGAGATAAACTGGTCCTTACCCATTCCTCCTACATAGATAAATTCATCACCGCCTCATTCAGCACCAAAATTCCGTTTCCCCATTTCACTAGAAACCAATTCCGGCAAACCCGTTTCCACTTCCAAACCCGTAGCACTTCCAGGAACAGGAACGGCACCCGAAGCCTTATCTTGTCAGAGGAACAATATGATTCTGAAGAGGATGCAGAGACGACTTCGTATTCGGAGGACGAGTCTTCGTTCTTGTCTCTGAGTGTGAAGCCTGACAGGAACATGGCCTTGCTCGACGACTACGAGATGGAGGAGCTTGACTATCCCGCGGACCCCAACCATCGTAGCG GTTATGTGGCTGTACTTGGCAAGCCAAATGTCGGAAAGAGCACACTTTCAAACCAGATGATAGGCCAAAAACTGTCAATAGTTACAGATAAACCTCAAACTACGAGGCACCGAATTCTTGGTATATGTTCGGGCCCAGCGTATCag ATGGTGCTTTATGACACACCTGGTGTTATTGAGAAGAAAATGCACAAGTTGGACTCTATGATGATGAGGAATGTTCGAAGCGCTGCCGTCAATGCAGACTGTGTACTTGTCCTTGTTGATGCATGTAAAGTGCCCCAAAAA ATTGATGAAGTGTTGGAAGAAGGTGTAGGAATCCTCAAAGATAAGCCACCCACTTTGCTGGTTTTGAATAAGAAAGACATGATCAAACCGGGtgaaattgcaaagaaactGGAG TGGTATGAGAAATTTACAGATGTAGATGAGGTTATACCTGTGAGTGCAAAATATGGTCATGGAGTGGAAGATATCAAGGACTGGATACTATCAAAACTTCCTGTTGGACCACCTTATTATCCAAAG GATATTGTTAGTGAGCACCCAGAAAGATTCTTCATATCTGAAATTGTTAGAGAAAAGATCTTTATGCAATACCGTAAGGAAGTTCCTTATGCATGTCAG GTGAATGTAGTGAGCTATAAAGCCAGGCCAGCTGCAAAAGATTTTATACAAGTAGAAATTGTTGTTGAACAGAATTCGCAGAAGATCATCCTCATTGGGAAA GAAGGGAAGGCACTGAAACTACTTGCAACAGCTGCCCGGCTTGACATTGAAGATTTCTTACAGAAGAAGGTCTATCTTGAG GTTGAAGTGAAAGTGAAAGAGAATTGGCGGCAAGATGAAGGGCTGTTGAAGAACTATGGCTATGGAGGGCAAATTCGAGCGCTATGA